From one Pseudomonadota bacterium genomic stretch:
- the ptsP gene encoding phosphoenolpyruvate--protein phosphotransferase produces MSEDVFSNKILKGIGASSGIAFGKVRLLERGKISITRRSIKTESIEKEVNRFRQAAKSAVEELKSIKETILDDEIRKHAFIIDAHMMILQDVFFSNAVIDAIREGKINAEWALDIVVSKFLTSFEKVEDSYLRERGQDIKYIYERLVRILVKGKASDIDNAGIKGKTIIVAHDLSPADTIQLNLNKISGFAIDVGGRTSHTSIIARALEIPAVAGTGNITSLVKNNDMVIVDGDEGIVTINPTKEMQRGYIAKHLHLKNQRRELLRTAKLSAETKDGFRVKVGANIEFLAEMDIIEKYGARGVGLYRTEYIYLSNKTLPTEMDHFQIYRKLAENKALEYITIRTLDIGGDKLASNIDVPKEINPAMGLRAIRLCMKEEELFKSQLMGILRASAYGPLRILIPMISGIEEIRKTKEIIKACMEELTYKEIQFNKDIKLGIMMEVPSACMISDMLAPEADFFSIGTNDLIQYSLAIDRGNEYVSYLYEPLHPAVLRMIKQTVENAHAHKIEVALCGEIAGEPLYTPIMLGLELDELSMNAYSIPKIKKIIRKLEHSYCKELLNNILSMGSAKEGESLLRKEMARFFPEDFYIKL; encoded by the coding sequence ATGAGCGAAGATGTTTTTTCAAATAAGATTCTAAAAGGTATAGGAGCCTCATCCGGTATAGCTTTCGGCAAGGTACGCCTGCTTGAAAGAGGAAAGATATCCATTACCCGGCGTTCCATCAAGACAGAGTCCATAGAAAAAGAGGTCAATAGATTCCGGCAAGCAGCAAAAAGCGCCGTTGAAGAGTTGAAGAGTATTAAAGAAACAATTCTTGATGATGAGATAAGAAAACATGCATTCATTATCGATGCACACATGATGATTCTTCAGGATGTTTTTTTTTCAAACGCTGTGATTGATGCAATAAGAGAGGGGAAAATAAATGCCGAGTGGGCCCTTGACATTGTTGTATCAAAGTTCCTGACGAGCTTTGAGAAAGTTGAAGACTCCTACCTGAGAGAGCGCGGTCAGGATATCAAGTATATATACGAAAGACTTGTAAGAATCCTTGTAAAAGGTAAAGCATCGGATATAGATAATGCCGGCATAAAGGGAAAAACAATCATTGTTGCTCATGATCTATCCCCTGCAGACACTATTCAACTGAACCTCAATAAGATATCCGGGTTTGCTATTGATGTAGGCGGGCGTACATCACATACTTCGATTATTGCCCGGGCCCTTGAAATTCCGGCAGTTGCAGGTACCGGGAATATCACAAGTCTTGTTAAAAATAATGATATGGTTATTGTTGACGGTGATGAAGGCATTGTAACAATCAATCCTACAAAAGAGATGCAAAGAGGCTACATTGCAAAGCACCTTCATCTCAAAAACCAGAGAAGGGAACTTTTGAGGACTGCAAAACTAAGTGCTGAAACCAAGGACGGGTTCAGGGTTAAAGTCGGTGCAAATATAGAATTTCTGGCAGAGATGGATATTATCGAAAAATACGGTGCCAGAGGAGTAGGCCTTTACAGAACAGAATATATCTATCTATCAAACAAAACTCTGCCTACCGAGATGGATCATTTTCAAATATACAGAAAGCTTGCTGAAAATAAGGCATTAGAGTACATAACGATAAGAACCCTGGATATAGGCGGAGACAAATTAGCATCGAATATTGACGTTCCGAAAGAGATAAATCCTGCCATGGGCTTAAGGGCAATAAGACTGTGCATGAAAGAGGAAGAACTTTTTAAATCCCAGCTTATGGGCATATTGCGGGCAAGCGCATATGGTCCCTTAAGGATATTGATTCCCATGATCTCAGGTATTGAAGAAATCAGAAAAACTAAAGAGATTATCAAAGCATGTATGGAGGAGCTAACCTATAAAGAAATTCAATTTAACAAAGATATAAAGCTCGGCATCATGATGGAGGTACCTTCTGCCTGTATGATAAGCGATATGCTTGCGCCTGAGGCAGACTTCTTCAGCATAGGGACAAATGACCTTATTCAATATTCTCTTGCTATTGACCGGGGAAATGAATACGTTTCATATCTTTACGAACCGCTCCATCCGGCTGTGCTGAGAATGATAAAGCAGACTGTTGAAAATGCCCATGCTCATAAAATTGAGGTTGCATTATGCGGAGAAATTGCCGGAGAGCCTCTCTACACACCTATCATGCTCGGATTGGAACTTGATGAACTGAGTATGAACGCATATTCTATCCCTAAGATCAAAAAGATAATCCGCAAACTTGAGCACAGCTATTGTAAAGAATTGCTGAATAATATTTTAAGCATGGGATCTGCAAAGGAAGGTGAGTCGTTGCTGAGAAAGGAGATGGCAAGGTTTTTTCCGGAGGATTTTTATATAAAGTTATGA